One genomic region from Prunus persica cultivar Lovell chromosome G3, Prunus_persica_NCBIv2, whole genome shotgun sequence encodes:
- the LOC18782163 gene encoding GATA transcription factor 9 produces MELPEFYLGGYFDAGASDFLPEKKPAAAGDQFTVDDLLDFSNEDALVADGGFLDAAADSSAITAVDSCNSSVSGGEPQFSGNRNFGDSQFSGDLCVPHDDLAELEWLSNFVEDSFSAEKDLQALQFLSMTTTKPQTPETSSSSETNQNAPLFHPETPLPGKARSKRSRAAPGDWSTRLLHLVTPNDTIKPPKTTTCKKKDGIGGNSNSGSDTSGRKCLHCAAEKTPQWRTGPMGPKTLCNACGVRYKSGRLVPEYRPAASPTFVSARHSNSHRKVLELRRQKEVHRSHQHQFLSKSSIFGVSNGGHDEYLIRHHSVNDFRQMM; encoded by the exons CTTCGACGCCGGAGCCTCCGACTTTCTGCCGGAGAAGAAGCCCGCCGCAGCCGGCGACCAATTCACCGTCGACGACCTCCTCGACTTCTCCAACGAAGACGCTCTAGTCGCCGACGGCGGTTTCTTGGACGCCGCTGCCGATTCCTCCGCCATCACCGCCGTAGACAGCTGCAATTCCTCGGTTTCCGGGGGAGAGCCTCAGTTCTCCGGCAACCGGAACTTCGGTGACTCTCAGTTCTCCGGCGACCTTTGCGTTCCG CACGACGACTTGGCGGAGCTAGAATGGCTATCGAACTTTGTGGAAGACTCCTTCTCAGCAGAGAAGGACTTGCAAGCTCTCCAATTCCTGTCCATGACCACAACCAAACCTCAAACCCCCGAAACGTCCTCGTCCTCTGAAACGAATCAAAACGCACCGCTTTTCCACCCCGAAACGCCTCTCCCGGGAAAAGCCCGAAGCAAGCGCTCACGCGCTGCCCCCGGAGACTGGTCCACGCGCCTCCTCCACCTCGTCACTCCCAATGACACCATCAAGCCTCCCAAAACGACAACGTGTAAGAAGAAAGATGGTATTGGTGGCAATTCGAACTCGGGTTCCGACACTTCAGGCCGGAAATGCCTCCATTGCGCGGCAGAAAAGACCCCGCAATGGCGAACTGGCCCTATGGGCCCAAAAACACTTTGTAACGCGTGCGGAGTTCGCTATAAGTCCGGCCGGCTTGTGCCCGAGTACCGGCCCGCCGCGAGCCCCACTTTTGTGTCGGCTAGGCATTCCAATTCGCACAGGAAGGTTTTGGAGCTCCGGAGACAAAAGGAGGTCCATAGATCACATCAGCATCAGTTTCTTAGTAAAAGTTCCATTTTTGGCGTATCCAACGGTGGTCATGATGAGTACTTGATCCGTCACCATAGCGTTAACGATTTCCGGCAGATGATGTAG
- the LOC18781905 gene encoding uncharacterized protein LOC18781905: MAKGCCSIELEPRTLSEGQLNHARELAADVVEKMEPEEASAIFIQGLRPVGSMKEMVHMVAEEGKQLQSKVVEWKEAQILETPPCQCLCSTVKIESPDQGTLTEPLSAPF; the protein is encoded by the exons ATGGCTAAAGGTTGTTGTTCTATTGAGTTGGAGCCTAGGACTTTGAGTGAAGGACAACTCAACCATGCTAGG GAACTGGCTGCTGATGTGGTTGAGAAAATGGAACCAGAAGAAGCCTCGGCTATATTCATTCAG GGACTGAGACCGGTTGGCTCAATGAAAGAGATGGTGCATATGGTTGCTGAAGAGGGTAAGCAACTGCAGAGTAAGGTTGTGGAGTGGAAGGAGGCTCAAATTCTTGAAACGCCCCCTTGCCAGTGCTTGTGCTCTACTGTCAAAATTGAATCCCCCGATCAAGGAACGCTTACCGAACCGTTGTCAGCCCCATTTTGA